In Taeniopygia guttata chromosome 34, bTaeGut7.mat, whole genome shotgun sequence, a genomic segment contains:
- the POLR1G gene encoding DNA-directed RNA polymerase I subunit RPA34 codes for MNGPPPRFRCPPEFEAEAGGVTVTPGGPQAELWLIRAPADFCPQSLEGCPVPLDGLERLRPPGDGDSGDSGDTGDTGELWVLRGGPGTGDCPLLLSPMSPGGALGCAPPLRGSLSIARSFGGTPGTARVAPGDTEVAPGDARTARVALGDTKMALGDTEVAPGDTKMTPGDTKMAPGDTEVASGDTEMAPGDTEVAPGDTGTICFGRF; via the exons aTGAacg ggccaccgCCGCGGTTCCGGTGTCCCCCCGAGTTCGAGGCGGAGGCCGggggggtgacagtgacaccgGGGGGTCCCCAGGCCGAGCTGTGGCTGATCCGCGCCCCCGCTGACTTCTGTCCCcagag ccTCGAGGGCTGCCCGGTGCCCCTGGACGGCCTCGAGCGGCTCCGTCCCCCCGGTGACGGTGACAGCGGTGACAGCGGTGACACGGGTGACACCGGCGAGCTGTGGGTGCTGCGGGGTGGCCCGGGGACAGGGGACTGtcccctcctgctgtccccaatgtccccgggGGGGGCCCTGGGCTGCGCCCCCCCCCTGCGGGGGTCCCTGAGCATCGCCCGCAGCTtcggggggacaccggggacgGCCcgggtggcacctggggacaccgaggtggcacctggggacgcCAGGACGGCCcgggtggcacttggggacaccaagatggcacttggggacaccgaggtggcacctggggacaccaagatgacacctggggacaccaaaatggcacctggggacaccgaGGTGGCATCTGGGGACACCGAaatggcacctggggacaccgaggtggcacctggggacacggggacg ATTTGTTTTGGTAGATTTTGA